The Paramagnetospirillum magnetotacticum MS-1 genome includes a window with the following:
- a CDS encoding polyhydroxyalkanoate depolymerase, with protein MLYHLHEMQHHAFAPMRMLAEAMQSVYSHPWVPMAYTKFGRTVAATAELVERTTRRYPKPPFNLHTTTVDGESVHVVEQVAKATPFCNLLHFKRSVEGRKDPKVLLLAPMSGHFATLLRGTVETMLHEHDVYITDWIDTRNVPLSHGDFTLDDYIDLLVEFMEFLGPDTHVMAVCQPSVPMLAAVSLMAADNNPNQPRSMLMMGGPIDTRVNPTKVNDVATHKPFSWFERTVIHTVPMNYPGHGRRVYPGFLQLHGFMSMNLERHVGEHVKLYQNMVKGDGDSAAQHREFYDEYLSVMDLPADYYLETIRKVFQEHHLARGIMVSRDRKVDPGAIRHTALMTIEGEKDDITGVGQTKAAHALCCNLAPEKQRYHLQPKVGHYGVFNGRRWREEVYPNVREFIRQHDRG; from the coding sequence ATGCTCTATCATCTGCACGAAATGCAGCACCACGCCTTTGCCCCCATGCGCATGCTGGCCGAGGCCATGCAGTCGGTTTACAGCCACCCCTGGGTGCCCATGGCCTATACCAAGTTCGGCCGCACGGTGGCGGCGACGGCGGAACTGGTCGAGCGCACCACGCGGCGGTATCCCAAGCCGCCCTTCAACCTGCACACCACCACCGTCGACGGCGAGTCGGTGCATGTGGTCGAGCAGGTGGCCAAGGCGACGCCATTTTGCAATCTGCTGCATTTCAAGCGCAGCGTCGAAGGGCGAAAGGACCCCAAGGTGCTGCTGCTGGCGCCCATGTCGGGTCACTTCGCCACCTTGCTGCGCGGCACGGTGGAGACCATGCTGCACGAGCATGACGTCTACATCACCGACTGGATCGACACCCGCAACGTGCCGCTGTCCCATGGCGATTTCACCCTGGACGACTATATCGACCTGCTGGTGGAGTTCATGGAATTCTTAGGCCCCGACACCCATGTGATGGCGGTGTGCCAGCCTTCGGTGCCCATGCTGGCGGCGGTGTCGCTGATGGCGGCCGACAACAACCCCAACCAGCCGCGCTCCATGCTGATGATGGGCGGGCCCATCGACACCCGCGTCAATCCCACCAAGGTCAACGACGTCGCCACCCACAAGCCCTTTTCTTGGTTCGAGCGCACGGTGATCCACACGGTGCCCATGAACTATCCGGGCCATGGCCGCAGAGTCTATCCCGGCTTTTTGCAACTGCACGGCTTCATGAGCATGAATCTCGAGCGCCATGTGGGCGAACACGTCAAGCTGTACCAGAACATGGTCAAGGGTGACGGCGATTCCGCCGCCCAGCACCGGGAATTCTATGACGAATATCTGTCGGTGATGGACCTGCCCGCCGACTACTATCTGGAAACCATCCGCAAGGTGTTCCAGGAGCATCACCTGGCCCGTGGCATCATGGTGTCGCGGGACCGCAAGGTCGATCCCGGCGCCATCCGCCATACCGCCCTGATGACCATCGAGGGCGAGAAGGACGACATCACCGGCGTGGGCCAGACCAAGGCAGCCCACGCTCTGTGCTGCAATCTGGCGCCCGAGAAGCAGCGCTACCACTTGCAGCCCAAGGTGGGTCATTATGGCGTCTTCAATGGCCGCCGCTGGCGTGAAGAGGTCTACCCCAATGTCCGCGAATTCATCCGCCAACACGACCGGGGCTGA
- the cobA gene encoding uroporphyrinogen-III C-methyltransferase: MLDLPIDLPEFLPGSVWLAGAGPGDPGLLTLLALHAIKSAEVVIHDALVDGRILALIPAAAEIESMGKRGGEASVRQAEITARMIHLAKAGKRVLRLKGGDPFVFGRGPEEALALAGAGVPFRIVPGITAGIGGLAYAGIPVTAKETNSAVAFVTGHGPDGEMPDAFDWDALARGAPVLVFYMGLKHLERLTSRLMAAGRRPDEAAALVCNAATERQSVLETTLAEAAGAVERAGLKPPALFVVGQVVALRRQLDWWRG; this comes from the coding sequence ATGCTCGACCTGCCTATTGACCTTCCCGAATTTCTCCCCGGTTCCGTTTGGCTGGCGGGTGCCGGGCCCGGTGATCCGGGGCTGCTGACCCTGCTGGCGCTCCATGCCATCAAGAGCGCCGAGGTGGTCATTCACGACGCCCTGGTGGATGGGCGCATCCTGGCGCTGATCCCCGCCGCGGCAGAGATCGAATCCATGGGCAAGCGGGGCGGCGAGGCTTCGGTCCGCCAAGCCGAGATCACGGCGCGGATGATCCATCTGGCCAAGGCGGGCAAGCGCGTGCTGCGCCTCAAGGGCGGCGATCCCTTCGTCTTTGGCCGCGGGCCGGAGGAGGCCTTGGCTTTGGCGGGCGCCGGAGTGCCTTTCCGCATCGTGCCGGGGATCACGGCGGGGATCGGCGGCCTGGCCTATGCCGGTATTCCGGTGACCGCCAAGGAAACCAATTCGGCGGTGGCCTTCGTCACCGGCCATGGTCCCGATGGCGAGATGCCCGACGCGTTCGACTGGGACGCCCTGGCGCGCGGCGCGCCGGTCCTGGTGTTCTATATGGGGCTGAAGCATCTGGAGCGCCTGACGTCGCGGCTGATGGCGGCGGGGCGGCGCCCCGATGAGGCGGCGGCCCTGGTCTGCAACGCGGCGACGGAACGCCAAAGCGTGCTGGAGACCACCCTGGCCGAGGCGGCGGGCGCGGTGGAGCGGGCGGGCCTCAAACCCCCCGCCCTGTTCGTGGTCGGGCAGGTGGTGGCGCTGCGGCGGCAACTGGACTGGTGGCGGGGATGA
- a CDS encoding sulfite exporter TauE/SafE family protein, with protein sequence MIEIFTNLAHAGMGICRVGIDGNENLLLGLFVTGLVGSLTHCGGMCGPFVLSQCAARMQAIPLERMTEMRRLAGAALLPYHLGRAATYGALGALAASFGGILGGGGSFRLLAAGLLGVAAFLLLAMALPGIKALGGAGGDSRWAQSVGRLAGPLFARPFGLRGWALGVLLGFIPCGLLYAALAAAAAGGNGVAGAFGMLAFWAGTVPMLVLVAMVGQAALSHWRAPLLRAAPALLVLNAGMLGFMAWQLLAS encoded by the coding sequence GTGATTGAGATTTTCACAAATCTCGCCCATGCCGGAATGGGCATCTGCCGCGTGGGTATCGATGGCAACGAGAATCTGCTTCTCGGCCTGTTCGTCACCGGGCTGGTGGGCAGTCTGACCCATTGCGGCGGTATGTGCGGCCCCTTCGTCTTGTCGCAATGCGCGGCGCGGATGCAGGCCATCCCCTTGGAACGCATGACCGAGATGAGGCGGCTGGCGGGGGCGGCCTTGCTGCCTTATCATCTGGGCCGCGCAGCCACCTATGGCGCGCTGGGCGCTTTGGCGGCAAGCTTTGGCGGCATCTTGGGCGGCGGCGGATCGTTCCGGCTGCTGGCGGCGGGCTTGCTGGGCGTGGCGGCTTTTCTTCTGCTGGCCATGGCCTTGCCCGGGATCAAGGCGCTGGGCGGCGCGGGCGGCGACAGTCGCTGGGCGCAAAGCGTGGGGCGTCTGGCAGGCCCCTTGTTCGCCAGGCCCTTCGGGCTACGCGGCTGGGCGTTGGGGGTATTGTTGGGGTTCATCCCCTGTGGTTTGCTTTATGCCGCTTTGGCGGCAGCCGCCGCGGGCGGTAATGGGGTGGCTGGGGCGTTCGGCATGCTGGCCTTCTGGGCGGGCACGGTGCCCATGCTGGTTTTGGTGGCCATGGTGGGGCAGGCGGCCTTGTCCCACTGGCGGGCTCCGCTTTTGCGGGCGGCGCCGGCCTTGTTGGTTCTGAACGCGGGAATGCTGGGCTTCATGGCCTGGCAACTGCTCGCCTCGTGA
- a CDS encoding phosphoglycerate kinase: protein MFRTIDSFDVKGKRVLVRADLNVPAKDGKVTDTTRIDRSAATLKELAGKGAKVIVLTHFGRPKGRDAKYSQKLLVEPLARAVGQPVLWADDCIGVEVEQMIAKMKDGEIALLENVRFYENEEENDIGFAKMLAGLGDIYVNDAFSTAHRAHASTEGVAHLLPCAAGRLMQAELEALGKALEHPEKPVAAIVGGAKVSTKLDLLGNLVARVDYLIIGGGMANTFLFAQGKQVGKSLCEKDLADTAREILEKAKAAHCHIVLPVDAVVAGEFAENAANQVVSVDAVPADKMILDAGPASAEAIIDRLGGCKTLVWNGPLGAFEIAPFDKATNAVAQWAAERTVQGKLLTVGGGGDTVSALAKAGVEDKFSYISTAGGAFLEWLEGKVLPGVAALEVKNCGSGCGCGG, encoded by the coding sequence ATGTTCCGGACCATCGACAGCTTCGACGTCAAGGGCAAGCGGGTGCTGGTGCGCGCCGATCTCAACGTTCCGGCCAAGGACGGCAAGGTCACCGATACCACCCGTATCGACCGCTCCGCCGCCACCTTGAAGGAGCTGGCGGGCAAGGGCGCCAAGGTCATCGTACTGACCCATTTCGGCCGCCCCAAGGGCCGTGACGCCAAGTACTCCCAGAAGCTGCTGGTCGAGCCGCTGGCGCGGGCGGTGGGACAGCCCGTCCTGTGGGCCGATGACTGCATCGGCGTCGAGGTCGAGCAGATGATCGCCAAGATGAAGGACGGCGAGATCGCCCTTTTGGAAAACGTCCGCTTCTACGAGAACGAGGAAGAGAACGACATCGGCTTTGCCAAGATGCTGGCCGGTCTCGGCGATATCTATGTCAACGACGCCTTCTCGACCGCGCACCGCGCCCATGCTTCCACCGAAGGCGTGGCCCATCTACTGCCCTGTGCCGCCGGGCGTCTGATGCAGGCCGAGTTGGAAGCGCTGGGCAAGGCGCTGGAACATCCCGAGAAGCCCGTGGCCGCCATCGTCGGCGGCGCCAAGGTCTCCACCAAGCTGGACCTGCTGGGCAATCTGGTGGCCCGCGTCGATTACCTGATCATCGGCGGCGGCATGGCCAACACCTTCCTGTTCGCCCAGGGCAAGCAGGTGGGCAAGTCCTTGTGCGAGAAGGATCTGGCCGACACCGCGCGCGAGATTCTGGAAAAGGCCAAGGCCGCCCATTGCCATATCGTCCTGCCGGTCGATGCCGTGGTGGCGGGGGAGTTCGCCGAGAATGCCGCCAATCAGGTGGTTTCCGTCGATGCTGTGCCCGCCGACAAGATGATCCTGGATGCCGGTCCGGCCTCGGCCGAGGCCATCATCGACCGCCTGGGCGGCTGCAAGACCCTGGTGTGGAACGGCCCCCTGGGCGCCTTCGAGATCGCGCCCTTCGACAAGGCCACCAACGCGGTGGCTCAATGGGCCGCCGAGCGCACCGTTCAGGGCAAGCTGCTGACCGTGGGCGGGGGCGGTGACACCGTCTCGGCCCTGGCCAAGGCGGGCGTCGAGGACAAGTTCTCCTACATCTCCACGGCGGGCGGCGCCTTCCTGGAATGGCTGGAAGGCAAGGTCCTGCCCGGCGTCGCGGCCCTCGAGGTCAAGAACTGCGGCTCGGGCTGCGGCTGCGGCGGCTGA
- a CDS encoding cobyrinate a,c-diamide synthase — MVNGIIIAAPASGSGKTTLTLGLLRLLARKGVAVGSAKVGPDYIDPAFHAAASGRPCYNLDSWAMRPATLAALAAKAGRCADLLVCEGVMGLFDGAFVAQGQPDGSTADLAAATGWPVVLVIDGRGMTGSAAAVLAGFAHLRSDLRLRGVIFNRVMGEKHKAAIAAACAAYCPEVTLLGFLPPSAGLETPSRHLGLVQAAERADLQAFLDGAAALVAEHLDVDGLINLAEPSRLAANNGGTGVPPLGRRIAVARDTAFAFAYPALLEGWREAGAELSFFSPLADQGPDEGADSVYLPGGYPELHAGRLAGNAGFLGGLRGAASRGAVLYGECGGYMVLGRGMEDAQGGRHEMAGLLGLETSFARRKLHLGYRHATLAAAGPLGRAGAGFRGHEFHYASILAEEGAALFSITDAPGTRLGMAGLVEGRVMGSFVHLIDSSP; from the coding sequence TTGGTTAACGGTATCATCATCGCCGCGCCCGCCTCGGGCAGCGGCAAGACCACCCTGACGCTGGGCCTGCTGCGTTTGCTGGCCCGCAAGGGAGTGGCGGTGGGTTCGGCCAAGGTGGGGCCGGATTATATCGACCCCGCCTTCCACGCGGCGGCCTCGGGGCGGCCCTGCTACAATCTGGATTCCTGGGCCATGCGCCCGGCCACATTGGCCGCTTTGGCCGCCAAGGCGGGGCGGTGCGCCGATCTGCTGGTCTGCGAAGGGGTGATGGGCCTGTTCGACGGCGCCTTCGTGGCCCAAGGCCAGCCCGACGGCAGCACCGCCGATCTGGCCGCCGCCACGGGCTGGCCGGTGGTCCTGGTCATCGACGGGCGCGGCATGACCGGATCGGCGGCGGCCGTGCTGGCCGGTTTCGCCCATCTGCGTTCCGATCTGCGGCTGCGGGGCGTGATCTTCAACCGGGTGATGGGGGAAAAGCACAAGGCGGCCATCGCGGCGGCCTGCGCCGCATATTGTCCGGAGGTCACGCTGCTGGGCTTCCTGCCGCCGTCTGCCGGACTGGAGACGCCGTCGCGTCATCTGGGGCTGGTCCAGGCCGCCGAGCGCGCCGACCTTCAGGCCTTTCTCGACGGCGCGGCCGCCCTGGTGGCGGAGCATCTGGACGTGGACGGGCTGATCAATCTGGCCGAGCCGTCGCGTCTGGCGGCAAATAACGGCGGCACAGGCGTCCCCCCCCTGGGACGTCGCATCGCCGTGGCCCGCGATACCGCCTTCGCCTTCGCCTATCCCGCCCTGCTGGAAGGCTGGCGGGAGGCGGGGGCGGAACTGTCCTTCTTTTCTCCCCTGGCCGATCAAGGGCCGGACGAGGGGGCCGATTCCGTCTATCTGCCGGGCGGCTATCCCGAACTTCATGCCGGGCGGCTGGCAGGCAATGCCGGGTTTCTGGGCGGGTTGCGCGGTGCTGCGTCGCGCGGTGCGGTGCTCTATGGCGAATGCGGCGGCTATATGGTCCTGGGCCGAGGAATGGAGGACGCCCAAGGCGGCCGTCATGAAATGGCCGGGCTGCTGGGGCTGGAAACCTCGTTCGCCAGACGCAAACTGCATCTGGGATACCGCCACGCCACCCTGGCCGCCGCCGGGCCCCTGGGCCGGGCGGGGGCGGGTTTTCGCGGCCACGAATTCCACTATGCCTCCATCCTGGCGGAAGAGGGCGCGGCGCTCTTCTCCATCACCGACGCGCCAGGGACGCGGCTGGGAATGGCGGGACTGGTGGAGGGCCGGGTAATGGGTTCCTTCGTCCATCTGATCGATTCCAGCCCTTGA
- a CDS encoding SCO family protein produces the protein MKFSRSLLALMAVIVVAFVVIGVRLVIWSGQSSEGAKAIPSIGGPFQLTDHTGKQVSDRDYRNRYMLIFFGYTFCPDVCPTTLSTVTAAMEKLGPGYAKKVVPIFVTIDPERDSVAVMKEYVNAFSPDIVGLTGTPEEIAKVAKEFKVYAAKVKGDRPENYTVDHSAILYLMGPDGKFVAHFTHGISADDLATGLKKHVG, from the coding sequence ATGAAGTTCTCGCGCAGCCTGTTGGCCCTGATGGCGGTCATCGTCGTCGCCTTCGTGGTGATCGGTGTCCGTCTGGTCATCTGGAGCGGCCAGAGTTCCGAGGGCGCCAAGGCCATTCCGTCCATCGGCGGGCCTTTCCAACTGACCGATCACACCGGCAAGCAGGTCAGCGACCGGGATTACCGCAATCGCTACATGCTGATCTTCTTCGGCTATACCTTCTGCCCCGATGTCTGCCCGACCACCCTGTCGACGGTGACGGCGGCCATGGAAAAGCTGGGGCCCGGCTATGCCAAGAAGGTGGTGCCCATCTTCGTCACCATCGACCCCGAGCGCGACAGCGTGGCGGTGATGAAGGAGTATGTGAATGCCTTCTCGCCCGATATCGTCGGCCTGACCGGCACGCCCGAAGAGATCGCCAAGGTGGCCAAGGAGTTCAAGGTCTACGCCGCCAAGGTCAAGGGCGACCGGCCGGAAAACTACACCGTGGACCACTCAGCCATCCTTTACCTGATGGGACCCGATGGCAAATTCGTGGCCCATTTCACCCACGGCATTTCCGCCGATGATCTGGCGACGGGGCTGAAGAAGCACGTTGGTTAA
- a CDS encoding aspartate 1-decarboxylase, with the protein MMKIIRAKLHGIRVTNADLNYHGSITLDPEQCEMAGIYPMEFVDIWNKNSAARISTYVIFGEPGSRCCVLNGAAARTCQKGDELIIAASADISGPEKLYEIKPRILTFLPDNHVDQVLYYDVFQSEKRPYDFRIVDADKHTIESCHTWPNVDITKLRSDLAAKGWSEAEIDAFIASHFSL; encoded by the coding sequence ATGATGAAGATCATTCGCGCGAAGCTGCATGGCATTCGCGTCACCAATGCCGACCTCAATTATCACGGCTCGATCACCCTTGATCCCGAGCAGTGCGAGATGGCCGGCATCTATCCCATGGAATTCGTCGACATCTGGAATAAGAATTCGGCGGCCCGCATTTCGACCTATGTCATCTTCGGCGAGCCGGGCTCGCGCTGCTGCGTGCTGAACGGCGCCGCGGCGCGCACCTGTCAGAAGGGCGACGAACTGATCATCGCTGCCTCGGCGGATATTTCCGGACCGGAAAAGCTTTACGAGATCAAGCCGCGCATCCTGACCTTCCTGCCCGACAATCACGTCGATCAGGTGCTGTATTACGACGTCTTCCAAAGCGAGAAGCGTCCTTACGACTTCCGCATCGTCGATGCCGACAAGCATACCATCGAGAGCTGCCACACCTGGCCCAACGTGGATATCACCAAACTGCGCTCCGATCTGGCGGCCAAGGGCTGGAGCGAGGCCGAAATCGACGCCTTCATCGCGTCGCATTTTTCTCTGTAG
- a CDS encoding YcgN family cysteine cluster protein, producing the protein MSANSSANTTGADRDAEGPPFWRTTPLSAMTRAQWESLCDGCGRCCLHKLEDADTGEVHYTNVACRLLNLHTCGCKKYTTRWDSVPDCVELSPVVLPTLHWLPSTCAYRVLAEGKVLQWWHPLVSGDPESVHRAGISVRGKVIAESRADLLDYHVVTWPE; encoded by the coding sequence ATGTCCGCGAATTCATCCGCCAACACGACCGGGGCTGATCGAGACGCGGAGGGTCCGCCCTTCTGGCGGACCACTCCGCTGTCGGCCATGACGCGGGCGCAGTGGGAGTCGTTGTGCGACGGCTGCGGCCGTTGCTGCCTGCATAAGCTGGAAGACGCCGATACCGGCGAAGTCCACTACACCAATGTGGCCTGCCGCCTGCTCAACCTGCACACCTGCGGCTGCAAGAAGTATACGACGCGCTGGGATTCGGTGCCGGACTGCGTTGAACTCAGTCCCGTGGTGCTGCCCACCCTCCACTGGCTGCCGTCCACCTGCGCCTATCGGGTCCTGGCAGAGGGCAAGGTGTTGCAATGGTGGCATCCGCTGGTCTCGGGCGATCCGGAGAGCGTGCATCGGGCGGGCATTTCGGTGCGCGGCAAGGTCATTGCCGAATCTCGCGCCGATCTGCTGGACTATCATGTGGTGACCTGGCCGGAATAA
- a CDS encoding substrate-binding periplasmic protein produces the protein MIRAVLGLLIVLAAGWAEAADVHVISQIQGDTASEQGMVVVREAYRRVGIEVRAELLPNERGTVSADTGDTDGDTMRMAGLEAKYPNLVRVPEPVMLFNLVAFTAGLKFDVEGWESLRPYTLCIVRGFKLGEMRSQGMNRELPASSEAAFRMLRAGHCQVAPMGEAFWLMIDELKLGPLRALNQPVEVTPLYHYVNKRHAHLVPKLAEALKAMRRDGTIDSIMAADRAAIHSARERNSVRD, from the coding sequence GTGATCCGGGCGGTTCTCGGCCTCCTCATCGTCTTGGCGGCGGGGTGGGCCGAGGCGGCTGATGTGCATGTCATCTCGCAGATTCAGGGTGACACGGCAAGCGAGCAGGGCATGGTGGTGGTGCGAGAGGCCTATCGCCGGGTCGGCATCGAGGTCAGGGCGGAGCTTTTGCCCAACGAGCGTGGCACCGTCTCGGCCGATACGGGCGATACCGACGGCGACACCATGCGCATGGCCGGGCTGGAGGCCAAATATCCCAATCTGGTGCGGGTTCCCGAGCCGGTCATGCTCTTCAACCTCGTCGCCTTCACTGCTGGGCTGAAATTCGACGTGGAGGGCTGGGAAAGCCTGCGGCCCTATACATTGTGCATCGTGCGCGGGTTCAAGCTGGGCGAGATGCGGAGCCAGGGGATGAACCGCGAACTGCCTGCCTCGTCCGAGGCCGCCTTCCGCATGCTCCGGGCCGGGCATTGCCAGGTCGCCCCCATGGGGGAAGCCTTCTGGCTGATGATCGACGAATTGAAGCTGGGGCCGTTGCGGGCGCTGAACCAGCCGGTGGAGGTCACGCCGCTTTACCACTACGTCAACAAGCGCCACGCCCATCTGGTGCCCAAATTGGCCGAGGCGTTGAAGGCCATGCGCCGGGACGGGACCATTGATTCCATCATGGCCGCCGACCGCGCCGCCATTCATTCGGCCAGAGAGCGCAATTCGGTCAGGGATTGA
- the queC gene encoding 7-cyano-7-deazaguanine synthase QueC has product MTVRPAIVLLSGGLDSATVLAIAKAEGFTPSALTFRYGQRHAVEIRAAERVAAALRVSDHRVADIDLRVFGGSALTSDIAVPKGNLDEAIPEGIPVTYVPARNTIMLSFALAFAEVLGAADIFVGVNAVDYSGYPDCRPDYIKAFEAMANLATKAAVEGTRMTLHTPLIDLTKADIIRRGLALGVDYSLTSTCYDPDPMGRACGHCDSCRLRLKGFAEAGLADPAEYAP; this is encoded by the coding sequence ATGACTGTCAGACCCGCCATCGTCTTGCTCAGCGGCGGCCTCGATTCCGCCACCGTGCTGGCCATCGCCAAGGCCGAGGGATTCACGCCCTCGGCGCTGACGTTCCGCTACGGCCAGCGTCATGCGGTGGAGATCCGGGCGGCCGAGCGGGTGGCGGCGGCCTTGAGGGTCAGCGATCACCGCGTCGCCGATATCGATCTTCGGGTCTTCGGCGGTTCGGCGCTGACTTCGGATATCGCGGTGCCCAAGGGCAATCTGGATGAGGCTATCCCGGAGGGAATTCCGGTCACCTACGTTCCCGCCCGCAACACCATCATGCTGTCCTTCGCCCTGGCCTTTGCAGAGGTGCTGGGCGCCGCCGATATCTTCGTCGGCGTCAATGCCGTGGATTATTCCGGCTATCCCGATTGTCGCCCCGACTACATCAAGGCCTTCGAGGCCATGGCCAATCTGGCCACCAAGGCGGCGGTGGAGGGCACCCGCATGACCTTGCACACGCCGCTGATCGACCTCACCAAGGCCGACATCATCCGGCGCGGTCTGGCGCTCGGCGTGGATTATTCGCTCACCTCCACCTGCTATGATCCCGACCCCATGGGGCGGGCCTGCGGTCATTGCGATTCGTGTCGGCTGCGCCTCAAGGGCTTCGCCGAGGCGGGGCTGGCCGATCCGGCGGAATACGCCCCGTGA
- a CDS encoding glutamate--cysteine ligase — translation MSAPAKPSGEPIAGKHQLVEYLESGCKPKDAWRIGTEHEKFGFSLDDLKPLPYEGGHGVKAMLDGLVGLGWEPVFEGDHVIALHDYCGAAISLEPGGQLELSGGLLENIHQTAAEVTHHLAQVKHVAQHLGIGFLGVGFQPKWSRTDTPWMPKGRYVIMRRYMPEVGTKGLDMMLRTCTVQVNLDFASEADMVKKLRVSLALQPIATALFAASPFIDGKPSGFISSRGDVWTDTDRYRTGGLPFAFEDGMGFERYVDWMLDVPMYFVYRDGKYIDAAGQSFRDFMAGKLPAFPGELPTMGDWADHLTTAFPDVRLKKFLEMRGADAGPWRRLCALPALWTGLLYDDAALNGAWDLVKDWSAEQREALRATVPAQGLAATINGRSVREVASDVLALARAGLKARGRLNDSGRDETIYLDPIETVVKSGKTASEEMLEAFHTRWQGSVDPIFKEYAY, via the coding sequence ATGTCCGCACCCGCCAAGCCCAGCGGCGAACCCATCGCCGGCAAGCACCAGCTGGTCGAGTACCTGGAATCCGGATGCAAGCCGAAGGACGCCTGGCGCATCGGCACCGAGCATGAGAAGTTCGGTTTCTCCCTCGACGACCTGAAGCCGCTGCCCTATGAAGGCGGGCATGGCGTCAAGGCCATGTTGGACGGATTGGTCGGCCTGGGCTGGGAGCCGGTCTTCGAGGGCGACCATGTGATCGCGCTGCACGACTACTGCGGCGCCGCCATCAGCCTGGAACCGGGCGGGCAGTTGGAACTGTCTGGCGGCCTCTTGGAGAACATCCATCAGACCGCCGCCGAGGTCACCCATCACCTGGCCCAGGTCAAGCATGTGGCCCAGCACTTGGGGATAGGCTTCCTGGGCGTGGGATTTCAGCCCAAATGGAGCCGGACCGATACGCCCTGGATGCCCAAGGGCCGCTACGTCATCATGCGCCGCTACATGCCCGAAGTGGGGACCAAGGGTCTGGACATGATGCTGCGCACCTGCACGGTGCAGGTGAACCTGGATTTCGCCTCCGAAGCCGACATGGTCAAGAAGCTGCGAGTCTCCCTGGCGCTGCAGCCCATCGCCACCGCCCTGTTCGCCGCCTCGCCCTTCATCGACGGCAAGCCCTCGGGATTCATCTCGTCGCGCGGCGATGTCTGGACCGATACCGACCGCTACCGCACGGGCGGGCTGCCCTTCGCCTTCGAGGACGGCATGGGCTTCGAGCGCTATGTGGACTGGATGCTCGATGTCCCCATGTATTTCGTCTACCGCGACGGCAAGTATATCGACGCGGCGGGCCAGAGCTTCCGCGACTTCATGGCGGGTAAGCTGCCCGCCTTCCCCGGCGAATTGCCCACCATGGGCGACTGGGCCGACCATCTGACCACCGCCTTCCCCGATGTGCGGCTCAAAAAGTTCCTGGAGATGCGCGGCGCCGATGCGGGCCCCTGGCGGCGCCTGTGCGCCCTGCCCGCCCTGTGGACCGGCCTGCTTTACGACGACGCGGCCCTGAATGGGGCCTGGGATCTGGTCAAGGACTGGAGCGCCGAACAGCGCGAGGCGCTGCGCGCCACCGTTCCCGCGCAAGGGTTGGCCGCCACCATCAATGGCCGCAGCGTGCGCGAGGTGGCCTCCGACGTTCTGGCCCTGGCCAGGGCCGGACTGAAGGCCCGTGGCCGCCTCAACGATTCGGGGCGCGACGAGACCATCTATCTCGACCCCATCGAAACCGTGGTCAAAAGCGGCAAGACCGCGTCGGAGGAGATGCTGGAAGCCTTCCACACCCGCTGGCAGGGCTCGGTCGATCCCATCTTCAAGGAATACGCCTACTGA
- the cobM gene encoding precorrin-4 C(11)-methyltransferase, producing MTVHFIGAGPGAPDLITVRGLNLIRRCPVVLYAGSLVPPEIVAEAMTDARVIDTAPLHLDEIIAEMEMAHNLGQQVARVHSGDPSIYGAIAEQMRRLDALGIPYDVTPGVPAFAAAAAALATELTLPDISQTVILTRTSVRSSAMPNNEDLATLGKSGATLAIHLSVSNLAHVVKELSPLYGADCPVVVAFRVGWPDQSFIRGCLSDIRDKVKAAGLTRTALILVGRVLGGAEFTDSRLYAEDHTHVLRPAKG from the coding sequence ATGACCGTTCATTTCATCGGTGCCGGACCCGGCGCTCCCGACCTGATCACCGTGCGGGGGCTGAACCTGATCCGCCGTTGCCCGGTGGTGCTCTATGCCGGTTCGCTGGTCCCGCCCGAGATCGTCGCCGAGGCCATGACGGACGCGCGGGTGATCGATACCGCGCCGCTTCATCTGGACGAGATCATCGCCGAGATGGAGATGGCCCATAATCTCGGGCAGCAGGTCGCGCGCGTCCATTCCGGTGACCCTTCCATCTATGGCGCCATCGCCGAGCAGATGCGCCGTCTCGACGCGCTGGGCATTCCCTATGACGTGACGCCGGGCGTCCCGGCCTTTGCGGCCGCGGCGGCCGCGCTGGCCACCGAGCTGACGCTCCCTGATATCAGCCAGACGGTGATTCTGACCCGGACCTCGGTGCGGTCCTCGGCCATGCCCAATAACGAGGATCTGGCGACGCTGGGTAAAAGCGGCGCGACCCTGGCCATCCATTTGTCGGTGTCCAATCTGGCCCATGTGGTCAAGGAGCTCTCGCCCCTTTACGGCGCGGATTGCCCGGTGGTGGTGGCCTTTAGGGTGGGCTGGCCCGATCAGAGCTTTATCCGGGGCTGCCTTTCGGACATCCGCGACAAAGTCAAGGCAGCGGGCCTGACCCGCACCGCCCTGATCCTGGTGGGCCGCGTGCTGGGTGGCGCCGAGTTCACCGATTCCCGGCTCTATGCCGAGGACCATACCCATGTCTTGCGCCCCGCGAAGGGGTAA